CTTGAAATAATAGAACGTGCCCAAATAGGTGCTTTATGCAGTTTTATACTGAGTTTTCTAAAAATAAAGTTGTTTGCTTGGTCGGCTGATAGAATACATAGACTATTAATTAGATATAAATAAATAAGTGGTTCAAAGACTTCTTTATAAGGGGATTGAATATCAAAAGTAGAAAAAGTGAGTGCTATTAATCCTGATGCCAATACGCACATGCCAGCACCAAAGTAAGTGGTAGATTTTGCATACTCATATCTCAATGTTGCATTAATAGTATCGAGAACCAAGAAGGTGAGCGGAAAAATTAAAATACCCGCTGGTTGCCAAGTGCCGAATATTTCAACGCTGTGAGGTGACATAGGAACTGCAACTAATAGTGACGCAAGGTAAAGTGCAGTGAGGAATCCGTACCATTTAATATCAAATTTGGTCATGGGGTCCATGGCGTGGATTAAGTCTCGATGTTCCTTTTTGAAGAATACGACAAGTCCTTTGTTAATCAGCCCCCTAGCTGGCGAACTTAAGACGTAGTCGTTATCTTCATTTGTGTAATATATTAAGCCATTCTCAACCTTCAACAAGTTTAAGCTTCTTGTCATTGATATGTTCCTTACTGATTTTAGTGATAACCTTGCCAATTGGGATGTAATCTTTTTCAGGTTCGTGAGGATACCAAGTTAAATTTATAAAATTATCTACTCTAAATAACTCGATAATGTCTTCACCGCTTTGAAATAAATAGTTTCCGGCACCAAGTTTCTTAGTGCTAATTATATTGATGGACTCATCATTATATATAAGCTTGTGGAACTTGGATATTGGCATACCAGTTTCAAAAAAACCAATCTTTTGAAGCTTAGAATTAACTATACCTTCTACATCGTAATCTCGCTCATAGGTACCATTGCGCTCAACACCTGTCATCAGCCATTCGTAGGATACATTAAGTGCTTTCGCTATTTGGGTCATATTCTTATGCGGGTTTTTAATTTTGTTATTGAGAAGTTTACTCATGTAGCCTCTCTCAATACCCACTTTTCTACATAGCTCAGCTGCAGAAACACCTTTAACAAAAAGAATTTCTTTTAGTCGCCCGCCGATAGTGCTGACATCTTTCAATATACTTCTCCGAATTGTGTTTTATGAACTGTTACACAGTATGAGATTATTTTTTGTTGAAAAAAGTTTCACATTTGACAACGTTATGATTCATATATTAAGCTCTTTTTTGTCGAAAATCTCAAGATTTAGTCTTGGATTATTCGGAGTTGTGCTATGTGATGTTATACAAGCAATGACGGGTCATGCTGCCGTTAATGACTTGAAATGCAACGTACAATGAATATCTGGGCAAGTTGGTTTGGTTTCGATGTTCGAATTGGAAATAGCCTGTTAAGTCTTTTAGGTTAGAAACCCAATTATAGACCCTTGTGTAACGCTATGTTGGTGTGCCTCTTTCTTGAGTGGAAAGGGGCTTTTTTATGCTTAAAATGAGGTTATATTGCTGACACTGATAGTGTTACTTTCTCACGTCAAAAAATTATGGGTTAGCTCAGGGGAGGGGGCTTAAATTGAGGAGTTTGCTGGAACGTCGTTATTTTTTGATTCGATGACGTTGAAAATGGGGGAGTCCTTTCCCTCAGAGATTTATGTCCGGATAGAAAGCCGGAATTTCAAATGGATATTGATTACATTAGGCGCTGCTTGAGTAGAGCTCGTTGAAGCTCCGCAACGGTAATTCGCTCTTCAGGGTTAGGTTTAACCATCTGAGCTAAAAGCGTATCTTCTGCATCCATACGGCCATCTTTAGCTTGCACTAACGCGGTAAATTCACGAATTAACGTCATTTTGTACATACGATCCATTTCGTGTTCGCTGGCGTAAGTATCGCGTTCATCGGTAATCGTTTTCCATACTTCGGCGGCAAATTTCTCGTGCTTCTTAAGCATAAGTGTCATACCCGCAGAAAATACATCGGCAGCAAATGGGTCAAGTAAATAAGGATTTTCTTGAGCTAAGTTCTGGCGAGTCAGCGCGAAATGTGGAACATGTTCTATTTCCGGAGCACTAGTTAACCACGTGAACGCCACGTGAGGGTGCTCAACACCGAAATAGGCTTGTTTTGAACCACCTAGGTCTGCCATATAATATTGCCCATTTTTATGCAAAACGTTCTCGGCTTTTATGTCCCCATGGAAGATGCCTTCTTTTCTTAGTTCCGCTAAAGCATCAACGACTTGAGTAAACATTGTTGAGGTATATGGAATCGCCTCATCGAAAACATCTCCTTCCATCAACTCCATTGCGATGATGTAATCTCCCTCTTTGGTTTGGTATGAACCGTAGTATGAAACAAAACGTGGATGACCATTGAATTTTTTGAGCATGCCAAGTTCATTGTTAATGCTGTTGATGTCTACCTTGTAGCTGGAGATCACTTTCAGGGCCATTTGCACTGCGCTACCACTTGGCAACGTAAAGGTAATCGGATAGATAGCACCAAAAGCACCACTCTGTATTTTGTCCCCTACATGCCAATCAACCCCTGCGTAAATACCCTCTAAACTGCCAGCACTCTGCCCAAATATTTGTGCATTTTGTGCATGAAGTTCGCTGAGTAGTCGAGCTCTAAAGTAAAAGTCTTTTTCATCAGCGAGTTTGTACTTAGAGGCCTTTAGCTCAGTACCTTTGATCAGGTCTGGTTCTACATGGGTTAAGCCCATAGATTGATCAACATGTTTAGGGGACACGATAGAGGCATGTCTTTCTAGAGCAGAATGCTCAAGCCCTGTCATTTTTTCAACAATTTCCACTAGGTTGGATGGGACGAGCCCGGTGTTACCTTGAGCGTCAATCGCTTCCCACCAATCTTCGCTGTAGTCCGTGATGTAAAACTGTTCGCCTTCTTCCAAGGAGAAGACCTTGGTATTCGTCAGACGTTCAATTTCTTCAGTGCCCTCGAAAGCAGCAGCGTCAAAATAGCCAATGGCTTTTACTGTGAACGATGCAGCTTCGCGGGCTTGTTTTGCTTTTAGCTGAGCTAAGTCTCTTCGTTTAAAGAGATCTAAGCTTCTTTGTGTATATTCTGTATCAGCAAAGTTTACCCAACCTGCTTCGCCTGTCTCTCGATTTGCAGCCCATAGCCATGGCATATGTTTATCTTGAATGATCTCAAATTCATCACCCACTTGCATCGCTAATATACCTTGCTCAGCATCGGCATCTCTCGCAATCTTTGCTTTTACCGAATATAGGGAGTCTAACAGAGCAGAATGCGGTTGTTCTTCTAGAGGTTCGTTTAATAACTCTATAGACGCAAGGCCATCAACTTTTTGGGTTGAGATGATTGGTGCGAACGGCTTGCTTAGGTCTTCTTCACCAACAAGGACTGGTGCGCCCAACACAGCATATAGATCAACCGGCTCTTGAATGTCCTCAATCACTTCAACTTCTGAAATATATGGTTGATACTCATCCTCCAACGGCATACCTAAACCTTTTAAGCCTTCAAGTACTTTGCTGAGGTCGATATTTAACTCGGTAGAGTCTCCATCGACCAACGAGGATTGCTTTGATTGCTCAATCAACGTATCAAGCGCTTCTTTTTCTTGAGAAGCAATGCCATCAACCTTTTGTGTTGATGTGATGGGTGCGAGCGGCTTGCTTAAGTCTTCTTCACCAACAACGACTGGTGCGCCCAATACAGCATAAAGATCAACTGGCTCTTGTATGTCCTCAATCACTTCAACTTCAGAAATATATTTCTGATGCTCATCCTCCAACGGCATGCCGAGCCCTTTAAGGCTTTCGAGAATATTAGCCGTGTCAATTTCAAGCTGTTTTTCTTCTTGCTTAGCCATCAGGGCATCAAGCGCTTCTTTTTCTTGAGAAGCAATGCCATCAACCTTTTTGGTTGATGTGATGGGTGCGAGCGGTTTGCTTAAGTCCTGTTCACTAAGGTGGACTGGTGCACCCATGGCAGCATAAAAATCAACTGGCTCTTGGATGTCCTCAATCACTTCAACTTCAGAAATGTGTGGCTGATAGTCTTCCTCCAACGGCATGCCGAGGCCTTTAAGGCTTTCGAGAATATTAGCCGTATCAATTTCAAGCTGGTTTTGTTCTTTTTGTGCTTGCTGTTTAGACAGCTCCAATGCTTTCGACAATTCGATAGCTTCCGCCAGCTCGCGCGCTTCGTTATCACGTAGTTGTTGTTCTTTGAGAGCTTGCTGTTTAGACAGCTCCAATGCTTTCGACAATTCGATAGCTTCCGCCAGCTCGCGCGCTTCGTTATCACGCAGTTGTTGTTCTTTGAGAGCTTGCTGTTTAGACAGCTCCAATGCTTTCGACAGTTCGATAGCTTCCGCCAGCTCGCGCGCTTCGTTATCACGCAGTTGCTGCTCTTGTGCGGCTTGTTGTTTTGATATTTCCAATGCTTGAGAAAGTTCCAATGCTTCTCTTAAGTCTCGTTGTTCATTCAGTTGATGATCTGCCGCATTGGCAGCACCAATGCATCCTAATGCGCACAATATCCCTAAAGATATTTTGGACAAAGATAACCTTCCGGTTTTCTTCTGTGAGTGTTGTATTTTTTTCATAAACGATTTCAAGCTCTAGTTGATTAAAATGAGCTCAGATTTATAACAAATCACTTTTCGTCAGGGTTCATAAATTGATTTATATTTTTTTTTATTTTTTGGGCTTTAGAACGTTTTAGCCTAGACGCAACAAGGGCTTGCTAATCTATGGCTGATAATTTTAACACTTAATTTCATGTAGATACGTAGCCTTGCTCTTTTTCATTGATGGGGTGAATGAGTGGGTTGGTATAGTTAGGGCTGGCAATGGGCTTTTAGGTTTATTTAGGTCCGTTCGGTGTTGAGCAAAGCCAAAAGTCTCATTTTTAACGACGGTAATTCTCTGTCATGGATAAATATACGAGGACCAATGAAGGCAAAATAGGGGCATGTCGCGGCCTGTGCATTTCTTACCTTGTCTACGTTTATGTTGCGAATACCTTGTTCACCTCTCTAATTTCAGCAGGGAAGTATCTTTGTGTGAAAGGCTGCCCCTTAACGGTTATGCCATATGATGGGCTTCAATCTAGTAGAAGTAAGGGACTTTAAGTCGGCCATGATTTTGGTTCAAAGGCTATTTTCAGCGACATATTGGCAACACAAATACCAAAAAGGCCTGACAGCAAATTTGCTCTCAGGCCTTTATTTATCTGGCGCTCCCGACAGGATTCGAACCTGTGACCTATCCCTTAGGAGGGGATCGCGCTATCCAGCTGTGCCACGGGAGCTTGGCTTCATGATACTCAATTGAATCAGATTGTTAAACCCTAACTTACTGATTTAAAGCATCTTGTGCATCACATCGCCAATCTGAATACTGCCCGCCAGTTCAGGCTGATCAACGGTCAGCTCTGCTTCGTTTTCATACACACGGGAGACTGTGAGAGTAATGTTCGATTCTGTCACCTTATTACGCGGTAAACCGCGTTGGTCTATAAAGGATCCTGTATGCCAAAGTTTGAGCTTATCCCCTTGCTGAACGCCGTGGATGCGGCCTAAATCCATAGTAAGGACATTGTCCCACTTTGAAATGATTTCTGGGAGCGTAATCTTACACGATACTTCCGATTCCAAATCTAGCATGATGTTACGGCTGACTCGCAGCATCATATCACCGTATGTTGAGGCCCAGAAACGAGCACTTTTAGTATCGACTTGACTGGTTTTTGGAAATGGCCAGCGCGCCACTTCACGATAATTGCGGTTGTACACTTCATTACCAGTTTTGCCATCGAATACGGTCATTTCCAGCGCAAACTGACGGTTGATGATATCGTCTCTTAACACCTTCTGCTCAATGGTGGCAGTTAAGTCGGTGATAACGCCACCGATGATGTATTGAGCACCTGTGTCTTGTGCGATCATTTTAAGACGTTCCGGATAACGCTGGCTTATTTGATAGTCTGTGGTACCAACAGAGACAAAACTTGCGGATTGTTGGTCAAGTTGGCGATTAATCACAGTCGCAAAATCGTCCCCCACACTATAAATTTGGCCCATGACGGCCTGTTGAGGGGATTCCACGTCGATATTGCCGACCAGAAACGTTTTTTTGTATTGACTGACATGGCAACCTGTTGCCGATGGGTAGATATCAATACGTGCTTTGACAAACATGACGCCACTGCGCACTTTTTGCTCATCGACCAAAATATAGCGAACTTCGGTATTGCTGAATTGATACTCCTTACGGTCACTTTCGAGCAGCGGTCTTAAGTTTGAAATACTGCCGATGTCAGCGCCAGAAAAGCTGATGGCTTTATAGATGGCGTCTTCCAAGGCATGAATACGAGCGACCTCTTCAGAGGAAACCACAGTAGCGGTACCCGTCACTTCATACCATCCAGCAGACGCTATAGTCGCGTAAAGCGAAGCGTAAATGGTTGAAATTAGGACAAGAAGTGATTTTTTCATACTCAGATTCCAAATTGGTTCATTTTTTGCATGTTCTATCTTAGCTGATTTAGGCATTGCCGTTCTGAATGGTTACAGATTTAGAAAAGCAAAGACTGTTCCACTTTTTATGAGAGATAGGAAATGGAACCAATCAGTGCCTAATATGTATCGGAGATTAGAGAATGAAAAGATGGCTAACGCTAGTGCCAGTGGTGTTTCTCACCGCCTGTGCCTATGCTCCAATTTATAACGGTAAAGAACCGTACCCCGGCTCTCAGTTTATGCTGATGGAGAGTCCGCGTCATACTCTTGACTTCTTTATTGAGAGTATGACCGAAGATTTGATGGTATCGAACACCAGTGTGTCAGCGCGGACACCGATTGCCGTTACCTCTTTTGTCGATCTACAAAATATGGATGCAACAAACTGGTTAGGGAACTCGGTCTCGGAAGGGTTTATTCATCAATTCCAGCGCCGAGGGTTTAAAGTAGTCGACTACAAAACGACGGGTTCCATTCAAGTGACTCAGCAAGGTGATTTCGCCTTCAGTCGTGATTGGAAAGATTTGTCTCAGGAGCAAGATATCCAGTATGTCCTGACCGGGACCATGCTTCGTCAGGAAGGCGGAGTTTTGGTCAACGCTCGTGTTGTGGGTATGCAGTCACGTGTGGTTGTTGCCACTGCTCAAGGCTTCTTACCTGCCGATAGAATTGGTCGCGACCTAGATACACTCAACAGTATCCGAACTGAAGACGGTGTTTTGATTCGCTCAGACCCTACAATAAGACAACCTTACACGGTTATTTTACGTCCATAGGGAGTTGAGATGAAGAAGCTATTTTTACTGGCAGTTGCATTAATTATGCTTGGCTGCCAACCGTTGCAGAATATGCGTCCAGATGATTGGTTAACAGCGGTTGGCTACGCTAATATTAGTGAGCAGAAAGGTCGCACAGATGAAGAGCGTCAGGTACGAGCAATGCGTGCCTCTAAGATTGACGCCTATCGGGAGCTTGCAGAGCAAGTATATGGCATGCGAGTGAGCGGCCGAGCCGATCTGCAGGATCAACGTCTAGGTACTGAACTAACCTCTGGTGCGGTCGACGGTGTTATTCGTGGTGCTGAAGTAGTCCGCAGTTATAAAGTGGGCGACAGCTACGTGACTGAATTGCGACTGGACATCAAAAAGATGGATAAATTGCGTGACTATGGTGAAGTGCAGGCTGTGCCAGAAAAACGCCAGCAAACTCTTTTCTAAATATCTCCACCAATCTTCGATCAAAAAAAGCGGCAATCATTGCCGCTTTTGTCTTCAAGCAAATCAGGCTTTAATGTTCGTGCCTAATGTTGTGACATTCTTGGTCTGACCCTCTGCAGTGTAGGTCATACCGAGTTTACCTTGGGTCTGCTGCATCAAGTTATTGAGTTTATTAAAGCTCAACTGTGCCCGTTGAAGAGCTTCACCATTGATTGCATTTGCTTGCTGACAGTCATGGACGATGGATCGAATCTGCTCAACCAGAGGGCTCAACTCTGGGTCGGTAGATAAAGTCGCAACATCTGGATGTTGGCCAATGCGTTGGTCGGTCTGTTGAAGTTGGTTAATTAATGTCAGTTTTTCTTTGGCAAGCTGTTCAATGTCTTTCGCGACTCTGCTAGCAATGGCCACTTTCTCTTTCTCCAACAGCAATGAAAGATCGGTTGCGCTTTTGAGTTGAAACTCAATTAAACTGCTTAGGCCTGCCATGACAGAAACTCGTTACTCGAAACCGCCAAGTTCTTTCTCGAACTTGATCATATTGTCAGCCAGCTTTTGAGGGTCAACGCTGTAAGAGCCATTTGCTATGGCTTCTTTGATAGCGGCAACTTTGGCCTGGTCAAAGCTTGGCTGGCTAGCAAGTTGGGTATGCATTTCACCGACTGCCTTACCTTGTTGACTTAAGGATACAGAGTCTTGTGCAACTTCAGATTTTTTTGCTGAATCCGTTGCAGAAGGGCTGCTTTCATTACGCGCTGTGTTTCTCGTCGACGTTGTCACCGTCTGTCCAGAGCGTATATTATCAATGCCTGCCATATATGTGAGCCTTTCGTGTTTAGAATCTTATGTTGTCAATATCGACTAGAGCAGGGATTACTTTAGGTTTTTTTTAAATCGATCAAAAAACAACCGTCACCTCAGAAATCCCTGTGACCCTACCTTCAATTATACGGTTGGATTTTATATTTTTCACTCTTATCTGCTCACCATGTGACCCATCTGTGAGTGCTGTGCCCTTAGTTGTAATGGTCATACCTGACTTTATCGCTTTGATTGTGACCGTTTCATTGCGGCAAACTACACATACATCATTGCTTTCAATGACTTCGCCAGCACGTAGATTTTTTTTTGTTTTTGCCCCAATTACGGCATCAATGTTGGAAAAGCCTTGCCGCCTGAAGCGTTGCAAGTCTACCATATTAATAGTGACATCTTGTCGAGAGATTACTTGGCCTCGACTAAGCGGACCAACGAGCACAACTTGAGGACCAGAACGAGTTAGTCTGACGGGAACATATAATTTCCAGTTATCTTCGCTACACTCTACTAACACTGTGATGTTACTGGCGTTAGGGTTGGTAGAGGAGGAGGATGTGTCTAGCGGGCTAGGGCAATCAGTGGCGGAGACACGGCTGTCAATGTTTGCCGCTCTTGCGTCCAGTGTACCACCTAAAGGCCATTCGATGGTTGATAGAACGTACTCTTCTGCTGCTCTCTGGATAGTGATAATTTGCTCAGGTGTGGCTGATGTTGCTGAAAAACTAAAGAAAAAGCATAAAAAGACGATAGACTTATAAAAGTTTTTATAGAAAGCTCTACAATTAGTTATGGAAAATGAGCATAAGTGTGATTTTAAGTATGTCATTCTGTTTCTCTAATAGTTTTACATGGCCGTTAGTAGACTACCATTTTTTTAGCATGAAAGTTTGAGATGGAGATGAGCTTATGTCGGGTATTCTTGATTCGGTGAATCAGCGTACGCAACTCGTCGGTCAAAACCGATTGGAACTCTTAACGTTTCGCCTGATGGGGCGACAACGCTACGGGATAAACGTATTTAAAGTAAAAGAGGTACTTCAGTGCCCCAAGCTTACTTCGATGCCAAACTTGCACCATTTAGTCAAAGGTGTGGCTCATATCCGTGGCCATACTGTGTCAGTTATTGATTTGAGTTTAGCTGTTGGTGGTCGTCCGACTACGGATGTTGAAAAAGCGTTTGTTGTTATTGCTGAATTTAACCGTACGATCCAAGCTTTCCTTGTGACATCAGTAGAACGTATCATTAACATGCACTGGGAAGCGATACTGCCACCGCCTGAAGGCGCTGGTAAATCCAATTATTTGACGGCAGTCACTAACATTGATAACGAGCTTGTCGAGATCCTCGATGTTGAAAAAATCCTTGCAGAAATCGCGCCAGTTGACGAAACAATGGACGCCTCAATCGGCGAGGAGATAGCTCAGGTCGAGTCACAGAAAGAGATAGTTCGCCGAATTTTAATCGCGGACGACTCCACTGTTGCCCGTAAGCAAGTTGAACGTGCAATTACATCACTGGGCTTTGAAGCCATAGCTGTTATTGATGGAAAGCAAGCTTATGAAAAATTGGTTGAAATGGCTGCGGAAGGCAGTATCTACGACCAGATTTCATTAGTTATCTCCGACATAGAGATGCCAGAAATGGATGGCTATACTTTAACAGCAGAAGTAAGACGTAACCCTGATCTTAAAGATCTTTATGTTATTCTCCATTCATCACTCAGTGGTGTATTTAACCAAGCGATGGTTGAGCGTGTAGGAGCTAACTCCTTTATTGCGAAATTCAACCCTGATGAACTTGGTAATGCAGTGAAGACTGCGCTTACTGAATAAAGAGAAGTAAATGACAGCGATAACTATAAGCGATCAAGAGTATCGTGATTTCAGCCGTTTCTTAGAATCTCAATGTGGTATTGTGCTGGGTGACAGCAAGCAATACTTAGTGAGGAGTCGATTGAGCCCTCTGGTGACAAAGTTTAAGCTCAGCTCTTTGTCCGATCTTCTTCGAGATGTTGTCACTGGTCGTAACCGAGAGTTACGTGTTGCCGCTGTGGATGCTATGACAACCAACGAAACGCTTTGGTTTCGTGATACTTACCCATTTGAAGTCCTTGCTAATAAACTGCTGCCGGAAGCGGCGGCAAGCAAACGACCAATAAAAATCTGGTCAGCAGCGAGTTCTTCTGGTCAGGAGCCATATTCCATGGCGATGACTATTCTCGAAACTCAACAACGCAAACCAGGAATGTTGCCCAACGTATCTGTCACGGCAACAGACATTTCTGCGAGTATGCTGGATATGTGTCGCGCCGGTGTTTACGATAACCTTGCGCTTGGGCGTGGTCTGTCTCCTGAGCGTCGTCGAAATTTCTTTGAGGACGCTGGCGATGGCCGGATGAAGGTCAAAGATAACGTTAAGCGTTTGGTTAATTTCCGCCCTCAAAACCTGATGGACAGTTATGCCTTGTTAGGTAAGTTCGATATCATTTTCTGTCGTAACGTGTTGATTTATTTCTCTCCTGACATGAAATCTCAGGTTTTAAACCAGATGGCTAACAGTTTAAACCCAGGAGGACATCTACTACTTGGAGCGTCTGAGTCTTTAACTGGATTAACTGACCGTTTCGAGATGGTCCGCTGTAACCCAGGTATTATTTATAAACTTAAATAAGCTTTACTCATTTCATTCAAGCCCAGCGACGACAACTCGCTGGGCTTTTTCGTATTGGTATTATGTCTCTATACTTATAGGGACATTCCATGGCACCACAATTTCACACTTTGGCGTGGTATTTGCTGATGGACTTATGACAAAGAAATTAGGATTCGATTAAAGTTGGTACGCTAATTGCTTTGTTATTCAGTAGTAACGGTCAGTTCTTTTTATGTAGAGGTTAACATGGCTATATCTTTCGACAACGCATTAGGTATCCACCAATACACGGTGGGCGTACGTGAGCGCAATGCTGAGGTGATTTCCACCAACATTGCTCAGGCGAACACTCCTGGCTATAAATCGAAAGGCATGGACTTCCAAAAGGCATTGCAGGCGGCAACGTCGGAGGCAAGCATTGGACTTAGCCGTACCGACAGTCGGCACATTCCTGCCTCTACACAAGTGACTGGGGAAGTGCTTTATCGACTTCCGACTCAACCTGACACCGGTGATGGCAACACGGTGGATGTAGATTTGGAACGTAACTTGTTTATGCAAAACCAAATTAGACATCAGGCATCACTTGACTTCTTAGGAAGTAAATTCAAGAACTTAACGAAAGCATTAAAGGGGAGTAACTAGATGAGCTTGTTTAACGTTTTCAATGTAACTGGTTCTGCCATGAGCGCTGAATCTGTTCGTCTAAATACAACCTCAAGCAACTTGGCAAACGCCGATAGTGTCTCTAGCTCTGCGAAAGACACTTATAAAGCTCGCCACGCTGTATTTGGTGCTGAGTTAAGTAAGGCTAAGTATGGTCGAGACCATACGGTGCCGGTGCAAGTATTGGGGATAGTTGAAAGTGATAAACCGCTTGATGCGGAGTACAACCCAGATCACCCACTCGCTAATGACGATGGCTATATCTACAAGCCAAACGTTAATGTGATGGAAGAGATGGCTAATATGATATCTGCTTCTCGTTCATATCAAACGAATGTGCAAGTAGCAGATGCAAGCAAACAAATGCTGCTGCGTACGCTGCAGATGGGTCAATAAGGATAGGAGGTAACATATGGCCGGGGGCATTAATAATAATGTTGGTCAGAGTGGCTTGTCCTATGTTGACCAGCTTAAACAACTTCAGGACAAGAATAAGCCTGATGAAACAACAGGTAAGCAGGATCTTAAACAAGAAGACTTCTTATCTTTGCTCACCAAGCAGCTTGCCCAGCAAGATCCGTTTAAGCCGGTTAGCAATGACCAGATGATTGCTCAAATGGCGTCGTTTGCGACGGTGGATGGTATCGGAAAAATGAACAATCAGTTTGAAACACTGAATGCATCGATGACGTCCAACCAAGCACTTCAGGCATCATCACTTGTCGGTCGGGACGTTTTAGTTCCAGGGGCGGCTGGGGTGAAGGCTGGTGACGGAGCCATGGCTGCTATGGTCAAACTGCCTCAATCCGTTGATAACTTGATGGTGAGAGTTGAAGACCAAATGGGGCAGCTAATCCGTACCTTTGATGTCGGTTCAAAACCTGCAGGTGACAACCGCGTTGAGTGGGATGGTAAAGATCAAAACGGTAATCCATTGCCGGCTGGCAAATACAATGTGAAAGCATCAGGTTTGCTGGACGGGCAGGCGAAAGATTTTGAAGTTTCGACTTACGCTAACGTAAATAGCGTCTTGCTCGGTAAAGGTGATGGTAACGTACTACTCAATCTGGCTGGCTTTGAGTCGCCAGTTCGACTTGCTGAAGTACTAGAAGTTGGCAAAGCGTAACTCTACTTGATGTAGTAAAGCTAGCTAGATTAGGAGATTTTGGAATGTCATATGTTGCATTAAGCGGTTTGTCCGCAGCTCAGTTAGATCTGAACACAACCAGTAACAACATTGCGAACGCGAATACCTTTGGTTTCAAAGAGTCTCGTGCTGAGTTCGGCGATGTTTACTCAAACTCACTTTTTACTCACGCTAAAACAACACCTGGACAAGGTGTACAAGCTCAAAAAGTTGCTCAGCAATTTCATGAAGGTTCTAGTATCTATACTAACAACCCAATGGATTTGCGTATTAGCGGCACTGGCTTTTTTGCGGTAGCAAAAGATCGACTAACGCCAACAACCAATGAGTTAACGCGTAATGGTGCTTTTCACCTAAACAAAGATAACTACATGGTTACGTCGAACGACGAGTTTTTGTTGGGTTATCAAGTGAACAAAGATACTGGTGATGTTCTGTCTTACGAGCCTTCGCCAATTAATATTCCGAAAGAGTTCGGTAAACCGAAGCAGACTGCAAACATTGAAGTCGGCGTCAACTTGCCAGCGAATGGTGATCTGAAAGATCCTGCCCTGTTTGATTTCACAGATCCTGAAACCTACAACCGTTCAACCTCTTCTACGGTTTATGACTCAATGGGTCAATCGTACAAGATGACAACTTACTACCTTAAAGACCAGAATCAGCCTAACACTTGGCAAACCTACTACACCGTGACTGATAGTGCAGGTGAGAAGGCGATTAACATTGTTGGTGGCGACGTTTCGGCACCTACTGGTCATGTTGGTCATAGTATGAAGTTCAACAATGACGGTACTCTCGCTAGCCTCAACAATGGTCAAAATATTGTTTCTGAACCTTTAGGTACGGGCGCTAACCCAGTCGATCTAAACGGTGCAGACGCAAACCAGACTCTGAACTTTAAT
This window of the Vibrio neptunius genome carries:
- the flgE gene encoding flagellar hook protein FlgE; translated protein: MSYVALSGLSAAQLDLNTTSNNIANANTFGFKESRAEFGDVYSNSLFTHAKTTPGQGVQAQKVAQQFHEGSSIYTNNPMDLRISGTGFFAVAKDRLTPTTNELTRNGAFHLNKDNYMVTSNDEFLLGYQVNKDTGDVLSYEPSPINIPKEFGKPKQTANIEVGVNLPANGDLKDPALFDFTDPETYNRSTSSTVYDSMGQSYKMTTYYLKDQNQPNTWQTYYTVTDSAGEKAINIVGGDVSAPTGHVGHSMKFNNDGTLASLNNGQNIVSEPLGTGANPVDLNGADANQTLNFNLDSATQFAAPFELTKFDEDGATTGFLTKVDFDENGSVLGTYSNGENIILGRVSLVRVANEQGLDKKGGTQWDATQFSGDKIWGESNKGSFGSISSGTLEQSNIDMTQELVDLISAQRNFQANSRSLEVHNQTQQNILQIR